The proteins below are encoded in one region of Paenibacillus albus:
- a CDS encoding nucleotidyltransferase domain-containing protein, with product MILEKVIDRIVIQSDYKDLVDKYIDNILIEFKGKIHSIYMCGSIPKGTAKPFKSDADFTIVCVNPKDIDYERLSIIKDKLLEEYPVVTKIDTIICSIDDVLNKPNEWGFWIKIICVCIYGHDVGEKVPPIIASPEFILDLNTETKEEVDRVRSSLSNASDNTMKTRYIKGYSKRLIRALYSLILEDTGVWQDDIIKMKNAILNYCEIDSALVDYLYACYLDSNNVLVEEFLGLADEVYSYFENALNAMAASRTSFS from the coding sequence TTGATATTAGAAAAAGTTATAGATAGAATTGTAATACAAAGTGATTATAAGGATTTGGTTGATAAGTATATAGATAATATACTTATTGAATTTAAAGGTAAGATTCATAGCATTTATATGTGTGGCTCGATTCCAAAAGGAACTGCTAAACCTTTTAAGTCAGATGCAGACTTTACTATTGTATGTGTAAATCCCAAAGATATTGATTACGAGAGATTGTCAATTATTAAAGACAAGCTTTTGGAAGAATATCCAGTAGTGACTAAGATTGATACGATAATTTGCTCGATTGACGATGTATTAAATAAACCGAATGAGTGGGGTTTTTGGATTAAGATAATTTGTGTTTGCATATATGGTCATGACGTTGGTGAAAAAGTACCACCGATAATTGCTTCTCCAGAGTTCATTTTAGACTTAAATACAGAGACCAAGGAGGAAGTAGATCGTGTACGTAGTTCACTTTCTAATGCTAGTGATAACACAATGAAAACTAGATATATTAAAGGTTATTCTAAGAGATTAATTCGTGCATTATACTCTTTGATTTTAGAAGATACAGGTGTATGGCAAGATGACATTATTAAGATGAAGAATGCCATATTAAACTATTGTGAGATTGACTCCGCTTTAGTTGATTATCTGTATGCTTGTTACTTGGATAGTAATAATGTACTTGTTGAAGAGTTTCTGGGACTTGCAGATGAAGTATATAGCTATTTTGAGAACGCGTTAAATGCAATGGCTGCTTCCAGAACTTCCTTCAGCTAA